From Amycolatopsis sp. YIM 10, the proteins below share one genomic window:
- a CDS encoding AraC family transcriptional regulator, with translation MKTGDIPAPADPLGEALHFLRMSGAFYCRSEMSGPWHVAIPAIRDCVWFHVVTTGGCTLEVEGAEPRALRPGDLALVPHGRGHALWTDRGLPAAAIEKLPHDYVSDRYAILRHGGGGEPGGIICGAVRFDHPAAAKLLELLPRLIYVAAADSPHAEWLQSSLRLMIAEAAQPRPGGETVITRLSDILVIQAIRSWMETDPVARTGWLGALQDRQIGRAISLIHRDAARDWTVASLADELAMSRSAFAARFTELVGEPAMHYVTRWRMNVALTSLREEGATVAELAGKLGYQSEAAFSRAFKRVVGVSPGSVRTRGASRTEADLLAF, from the coding sequence ATGAAGACGGGCGACATTCCGGCACCGGCGGATCCACTCGGCGAGGCACTGCACTTCCTGCGGATGAGCGGCGCGTTCTACTGCCGGTCGGAGATGAGCGGGCCGTGGCACGTGGCGATCCCGGCCATCCGCGACTGCGTGTGGTTCCACGTCGTGACCACCGGCGGCTGCACGCTGGAGGTCGAGGGCGCCGAGCCGCGCGCGCTCCGCCCCGGTGATCTCGCGCTGGTGCCACACGGCCGGGGCCACGCCCTCTGGACCGATCGCGGGCTGCCGGCGGCGGCGATCGAGAAGCTGCCGCACGACTACGTCAGCGACCGGTACGCGATCCTGCGCCACGGCGGGGGAGGCGAGCCGGGCGGCATCATCTGCGGCGCGGTGCGCTTCGACCACCCGGCCGCCGCCAAGCTGCTCGAACTGCTGCCGCGGCTGATCTACGTGGCCGCGGCCGACTCGCCGCACGCCGAATGGCTCCAGAGCAGCCTGCGGCTGATGATCGCCGAGGCCGCCCAGCCGCGCCCCGGCGGGGAAACGGTGATCACCCGGCTGTCGGACATCCTGGTCATCCAGGCGATCCGGTCGTGGATGGAGACCGATCCGGTGGCGCGCACCGGCTGGCTCGGTGCACTGCAGGACCGCCAGATCGGGCGGGCGATCTCACTGATCCACCGCGACGCCGCCCGCGACTGGACGGTGGCGTCGCTGGCCGACGAGCTGGCCATGTCGCGCTCGGCGTTCGCCGCGCGCTTCACCGAGCTGGTCGGCGAGCCCGCGATGCACTACGTGACGCGGTGGCGGATGAACGTGGCGCTGACGTCGCTGCGCGAGGAGGGCGCGACCGTGGCCGAGTTGGCGGGCAAGCTCGGATACCAGTCCGAGGCGGCGTTCAGCCGGGCGTTCAAGCGCGTGGTCGGGGTCTCGCCGGGATCGGTGCGCACCCGCGGTGCAAGTAGGACCGAAGCTGACCTACTTGCCTTCTAA
- a CDS encoding VOC family protein produces the protein MTSNTTSETIGKTAAVNGVPAGYTAVTPWIISADTGKLIEFATAAFGAEELFRVADEHGFIGHAEFKIGDAIVMAFDKRPDWPDTPSFLRLYVPDCDATHERALAAGGRSYTRPTTAPFGDRVCRVLDPLGNLWWVHTRVEDVDAAEMERRATDPEWVAAMEYLQSANLADLQR, from the coding sequence ATGACCAGCAACACGACCAGCGAAACGATCGGCAAGACGGCCGCCGTCAACGGGGTTCCCGCCGGGTACACCGCCGTCACCCCGTGGATCATCTCCGCCGACACCGGCAAGCTGATCGAGTTCGCCACCGCCGCGTTCGGTGCCGAGGAGCTGTTCCGCGTCGCGGACGAGCACGGCTTCATCGGGCACGCCGAGTTCAAGATCGGTGACGCCATCGTGATGGCTTTCGACAAGCGCCCCGACTGGCCGGACACGCCCAGCTTCCTGCGCCTGTACGTGCCCGACTGCGATGCCACCCACGAGCGCGCGCTCGCGGCGGGCGGGCGCTCGTACACCCGGCCGACCACCGCGCCCTTCGGCGACCGGGTGTGCCGGGTGCTCGACCCGCTCGGCAACCTCTGGTGGGTGCACACCCGCGTGGAGGACGTGGACGCGGCCGAAATGGAGCGCCGCGCCACCGACCCGGAATGGGTGGCGGCGATGGAATACCTGCAGAGCGCGAATCTCGCCGACCTGCAAAGGTGA
- a CDS encoding epoxide hydrolase family protein: MTDEAATETRIHPFRIDVPEVALDDLRARLAAAHWPDQLPGAGWTYGVPLERLKELAGYWRTGYDWRRHERALNRFPQFTTTIDGQHVHFFHVRSPEPEAVPLLLTHGWPASGAEFAELIGPLTDPRAHGGDPADAFHVVVPSIPGYGFSGPTTEAGWGVTRIARAWAELMRRLGYHRYGAQGGDWGARVSPELARLDGDRMIGLHLNAFIAFPDDNLDGLTESELAIVDALNNWSGERSGYAQIQGTRPQTLAYGLVDSPTGLLAWDTEWFDAYGDDVGGIEADRILTTVTITWLTGTAGSSARLYREGAANWEQEIAFSPVPTGIAVFPGDATIRRFAEREHKVVHWSEFDRGGHFAALQVPELLTGDIRAFFRRVR; this comes from the coding sequence ATGACCGACGAAGCCGCGACCGAAACGCGGATCCACCCGTTCCGCATCGACGTCCCGGAGGTCGCGCTGGACGACCTCCGGGCCAGGCTCGCCGCCGCGCACTGGCCCGACCAGTTGCCCGGCGCGGGCTGGACCTACGGCGTGCCGCTGGAGCGGCTGAAGGAACTCGCCGGGTACTGGCGCACCGGGTACGACTGGCGGCGCCACGAGCGGGCGCTGAACCGCTTCCCCCAGTTCACCACCACGATCGATGGCCAGCACGTGCACTTCTTCCACGTCCGTTCCCCCGAACCCGAGGCCGTTCCGCTGCTGCTGACCCACGGCTGGCCCGCCTCGGGCGCCGAGTTCGCCGAGCTGATCGGCCCGCTGACCGATCCCCGCGCGCACGGCGGCGACCCGGCCGACGCCTTCCACGTGGTGGTGCCCTCGATCCCCGGCTACGGCTTCTCCGGGCCCACCACCGAAGCCGGCTGGGGCGTCACCCGGATCGCGCGGGCGTGGGCGGAACTGATGCGGCGGCTCGGCTACCACCGCTACGGCGCCCAGGGCGGCGACTGGGGCGCCCGCGTCTCCCCGGAACTGGCCCGCCTCGACGGCGACCGGATGATCGGACTGCACCTCAACGCCTTCATCGCCTTCCCCGACGACAACCTCGACGGACTCACCGAATCCGAACTGGCCATTGTGGACGCACTGAACAATTGGTCGGGGGAGCGTTCGGGCTACGCGCAAATCCAGGGCACCAGGCCACAAACCCTGGCGTACGGCCTGGTCGACTCACCGACCGGCCTGCTCGCCTGGGACACCGAATGGTTCGACGCCTACGGTGACGACGTCGGCGGCATCGAGGCCGACCGGATCCTCACCACCGTGACGATCACCTGGCTCACCGGCACCGCCGGGTCGTCGGCGCGGCTCTACCGCGAAGGCGCGGCCAACTGGGAACAGGAGATCGCCTTCAGCCCGGTGCCGACCGGGATCGCGGTGTTCCCCGGCGACGCCACCATCCGCAGGTTCGCCGAGCGCGAGCACAAGGTGGTGCACTGGTCGGAATTCGACCGCGGCGGGCATTTCGCCGCGTTGCAGGTGCCGGAGCTGCTCACCGGCGACATCCGGGCGTTCTTCCGCCGCGTGCGCTGA
- a CDS encoding GNAT family N-acetyltransferase: MPAEITLREWTVDDADWYVRQIADPDIRRFTTEPPTLTAEQFHEALDRLNGTDDELGFVAVDPVSGQRLANFAALRNGGTAVVSYWVTAEARGRGVATEGLRELCARALEHWPITELRLYTHADNLGSQRVAEKAGFRPLEDMPTVREVYGVKWPVRWFERPR; this comes from the coding sequence GTGCCTGCCGAAATCACCCTGCGGGAATGGACGGTCGACGACGCCGACTGGTACGTCCGGCAGATCGCCGACCCGGACATCCGCCGGTTCACCACCGAACCGCCCACGCTGACCGCCGAGCAGTTCCACGAAGCGCTCGACCGGCTCAACGGCACCGACGACGAACTCGGTTTTGTCGCGGTGGACCCGGTTTCCGGGCAGCGACTGGCCAATTTCGCCGCGCTGCGCAACGGTGGCACCGCGGTGGTCAGCTACTGGGTCACGGCCGAGGCCCGCGGCCGCGGGGTGGCGACCGAGGGCCTGCGGGAGTTGTGCGCCCGCGCGCTGGAGCACTGGCCGATCACCGAACTGCGGCTCTACACCCACGCGGACAACCTCGGTTCGCAGCGCGTCGCCGAGAAAGCCGGTTTCCGCCCGCTGGAGGACATGCCGACCGTACGCGAGGTCTACGGCGTGAAGTGGCCGGTCCGCTGGTTCGAGCGCCCCCGGTAG
- a CDS encoding DEAD/DEAH box helicase, translated as MASASSAGLPAGEPANLRLALPVDGAVVPAEVPAILVEPEPAISALAAWSPRPEAGESVHAWARIAAAFRQGTTVDEPGLPTAGHAALGLDGATIWSARAAVDAARRSVTGSTAGGIALRPYQRAGVAWLQAADGGGVLADEMGLGKTVQAIALLAARSAGPHLVVCPTSLLGNWARELARFAPELTSVTLTSYGKLRADADKFAATAWDVVVLDEAQQIKNPDSQTARAARTLEARLRVAMTGTPVENRLDELWSLLAFTNPGLLGSRARFRRRFATAVEQRRSDAAAVRLHEIVGPHILRRRKREVAPELPPKLEVTVVCRMTGEQERLYRAAMDDAFRDGFGSGIERRGRILALLTRLKQLCNHPGPRAERLEGRSGKLDRVTEMLAEIVDNGERALVFTQYRETGEMLAGHLGAPFLHGGLSIAARERLISQFQEDDHAPPVLILSLRAAGFGLNLTRATHVIHFDRWWNPAVEDQASDRAHRIGQTRTVTVHTLLTERTLEETIAELHAGKRDLAGIATGETRTIENDLAKLSDERLREVLEPGGRR; from the coding sequence GTGGCGAGTGCGTCTTCGGCCGGGTTGCCCGCCGGGGAACCGGCGAACCTGCGCCTCGCGTTACCGGTGGACGGCGCGGTGGTCCCGGCCGAAGTGCCGGCGATCCTGGTCGAACCGGAACCGGCGATCTCCGCACTGGCCGCGTGGTCGCCGCGCCCCGAGGCCGGAGAATCGGTGCACGCGTGGGCGCGCATCGCCGCCGCGTTCCGCCAAGGGACCACAGTGGACGAACCCGGCCTGCCGACCGCCGGGCACGCGGCACTGGGTCTGGACGGCGCCACCATCTGGTCCGCCCGCGCCGCGGTCGACGCGGCTCGCCGCAGCGTCACCGGTTCCACCGCCGGTGGCATCGCGCTGCGGCCCTACCAGCGCGCCGGGGTCGCGTGGCTGCAGGCCGCCGACGGCGGCGGGGTGCTCGCCGACGAAATGGGCCTCGGCAAAACGGTGCAGGCCATCGCACTGCTCGCCGCGCGCAGCGCCGGGCCGCACCTGGTCGTCTGCCCGACCTCGCTGCTGGGCAACTGGGCCCGTGAACTCGCGCGATTCGCTCCCGAACTCACCTCGGTGACGCTGACCAGCTACGGCAAACTCCGCGCCGACGCCGACAAGTTCGCCGCGACCGCGTGGGACGTGGTGGTGCTCGACGAGGCGCAGCAGATCAAGAACCCCGATTCGCAGACCGCGCGGGCCGCGCGCACGCTCGAAGCCCGGCTGCGCGTGGCGATGACCGGCACCCCGGTGGAAAACCGGCTCGACGAACTGTGGTCGCTGCTCGCGTTCACCAATCCCGGCCTGCTCGGCAGCCGCGCGCGGTTCCGCCGCCGGTTCGCCACCGCGGTGGAGCAACGCCGCTCCGACGCCGCCGCGGTGCGGCTGCACGAGATCGTCGGACCGCACATCCTGCGCCGCCGCAAGCGCGAGGTCGCGCCCGAACTGCCACCCAAGCTGGAAGTCACCGTGGTCTGCCGGATGACCGGCGAGCAGGAGCGGCTCTACCGCGCCGCGATGGACGACGCCTTCCGCGACGGATTCGGCTCCGGCATCGAGCGCCGCGGCCGGATCCTCGCCCTGCTCACCCGGCTCAAGCAGCTGTGCAATCACCCGGGACCCCGGGCCGAACGGCTCGAGGGCCGCTCGGGCAAGCTCGACCGCGTCACCGAGATGCTCGCCGAAATCGTCGACAACGGCGAGCGCGCGCTGGTGTTCACCCAATACCGCGAAACCGGGGAAATGCTCGCCGGGCACCTCGGCGCGCCGTTCCTGCACGGCGGACTGTCCATCGCCGCCCGCGAACGGCTGATCAGCCAGTTCCAGGAGGACGACCACGCACCGCCGGTGCTGATCCTGAGCCTGCGCGCCGCCGGGTTCGGCCTCAACCTCACCCGCGCCACGCACGTGATCCACTTCGACCGGTGGTGGAACCCGGCGGTCGAGGACCAGGCCAGCGACCGCGCGCACCGCATCGGCCAGACCCGGACGGTCACCGTGCACACCCTGCTCACCGAACGCACGCTGGAGGAAACGATCGCCGAACTGCACGCCGGGAAACGCGACCTGGCCGGAATCGCCACCGGGGAAACACGCACCATCGAGAACGACCTGGCCAAGCTCTCCGACGAACGGCTGCGCGAGGTGCTCGAACCGGGAGGGCGGCGATGA
- a CDS encoding SWIM zinc finger family protein has translation MSGEFGTTVWGRDWVRLAEPTSVTRPDSRLPKARSLARREQVHDVELAPGVVTASVDGHRVRISVPQWDHATLDLARDKGRGDDLPDSVHAELPGMTDVSADCDCKQRKNPCLHALATFYEVSRRLDERPRLAVLLRGLTRTPAATATRIPLGLLDPATFYGD, from the coding sequence ATGAGCGGCGAGTTCGGCACCACCGTCTGGGGCCGCGACTGGGTGCGCCTGGCCGAACCGACCTCGGTCACCCGCCCGGACTCGCGCCTGCCCAAGGCCCGCTCGCTGGCACGCCGCGAGCAGGTCCACGACGTCGAACTGGCGCCCGGCGTGGTCACCGCCTCCGTCGACGGGCACCGGGTGCGGATCAGCGTGCCGCAGTGGGACCACGCCACCCTCGACCTGGCCCGCGACAAGGGCCGCGGCGACGACCTCCCCGACTCCGTGCACGCCGAGCTGCCCGGCATGACCGACGTCAGCGCGGACTGTGATTGCAAGCAGCGCAAGAACCCCTGCCTGCACGCACTGGCCACGTTCTACGAGGTGTCGCGCCGCCTGGACGAACGCCCGCGCCTGGCCGTGCTCCTGCGCGGCCTCACCCGGACCCCGGCGGCCACCGCCACCCGCATCCCGCTCGGCCTGCTCGACCCCGCCACCTTCTACGGCGACTGA
- a CDS encoding glycosyltransferase, translating to MRILFTFAGGTGHFNPLVPIARAAEAAGHQVAFAGQAVMVDTVRAAGFTAYDTGGDTFGARERMPLLAIDLDREELALREGYARKVAGERCPRVIEVCREFPADLVVCDEADFGAVVAAESLGLPHATVLVIAAGSLIRPGLVGEPLNELRARHGLAPDPDTAMLGRHLVLSPFPPSYRNPDFPLPPTAHSLTLDPVVPDLAPPDWLRTDAPTVYFTLGTVFNTESGDLFHRVLAGLRELPVNVVMTVGPHIDPAEFGPQPDSVRIEQYVPQASLLPWCAAVISHGGSGSVLGALAHGLPMVLLPMGADQPHNAERCAGLGVAKVLDVLDATPAEIGAATQEVLQDSGYREAAARMRDEIATLPDAGHAVRLLEDLVRAQ from the coding sequence GTGCGCATCCTGTTCACCTTCGCCGGGGGCACCGGCCACTTCAACCCGCTCGTGCCGATCGCCCGTGCCGCCGAAGCCGCCGGGCACCAGGTGGCGTTCGCGGGCCAGGCGGTGATGGTCGACACCGTGCGGGCCGCGGGGTTCACCGCATACGACACCGGCGGTGACACCTTCGGCGCCCGCGAGCGCATGCCGCTCCTCGCGATCGACCTCGACCGCGAAGAACTGGCGCTGCGCGAGGGGTACGCCAGGAAGGTCGCGGGGGAGCGCTGCCCGCGCGTCATCGAGGTGTGCCGGGAGTTCCCGGCCGACCTGGTGGTGTGCGACGAGGCCGACTTCGGCGCGGTCGTCGCCGCCGAGAGCCTCGGACTGCCCCACGCCACGGTGCTGGTGATCGCCGCCGGTTCGCTCATCCGGCCCGGCCTGGTCGGCGAACCGCTCAACGAGCTGCGGGCCCGCCACGGACTGGCCCCCGATCCGGACACGGCCATGCTGGGCAGGCACCTCGTGCTCTCCCCGTTCCCGCCCAGCTACCGCAACCCGGACTTCCCGCTGCCGCCCACCGCGCACTCGCTCACGCTCGACCCCGTCGTGCCGGACCTCGCCCCGCCCGACTGGCTGCGCACCGACGCGCCCACGGTCTACTTCACCCTCGGGACCGTGTTCAACACCGAGTCCGGCGACCTGTTCCACCGCGTGCTCGCCGGGCTCCGCGAGCTGCCGGTGAACGTGGTGATGACCGTCGGCCCGCACATCGACCCCGCCGAGTTCGGCCCGCAGCCGGACTCCGTGCGCATCGAGCAGTACGTGCCACAGGCGAGCCTGCTGCCCTGGTGCGCCGCGGTGATCTCGCACGGCGGCTCGGGCAGCGTGCTCGGCGCGCTCGCGCACGGCCTGCCGATGGTGCTGCTGCCGATGGGCGCCGACCAGCCGCACAACGCCGAACGCTGCGCCGGGCTCGGCGTGGCCAAGGTGCTCGACGTGCTGGACGCGACCCCGGCCGAAATCGGCGCCGCGACGCAGGAAGTGTTACAGGACAGCGGTTACCGCGAGGCCGCCGCCCGGATGCGCGACGAGATCGCCACCCTGCCGGACGCCGGCCACGCGGTCCGCCTGCTCGAAGACCTCGTGCGGGCTCAGTAA
- a CDS encoding nucleoside deaminase, producing MIDENLLRQAIALAAKARAGGNPPFGSLLAGPDGTVLAEDHNTSLTDDDITAHPELKLARWAARNLDAETAAATTMYTSCQPCGMCTGALERSGLGRVVFALSTDQLLGLKPGGGFPAVPLEGPALYDEARVPVEGYY from the coding sequence ATGATCGACGAGAACCTCCTGCGCCAGGCGATCGCGCTGGCCGCCAAGGCCCGCGCGGGCGGGAACCCGCCGTTCGGTTCGCTGCTGGCCGGGCCGGACGGCACCGTGCTCGCCGAGGACCACAACACCTCGCTCACCGACGACGACATCACCGCCCACCCGGAGCTGAAGCTCGCCCGCTGGGCGGCGCGGAACCTCGACGCGGAAACCGCGGCGGCGACCACGATGTACACCAGCTGCCAGCCGTGCGGCATGTGCACCGGCGCGCTCGAACGGTCCGGGCTGGGCCGGGTGGTGTTCGCGTTGTCGACCGACCAGCTGCTCGGCCTCAAGCCGGGTGGCGGTTTCCCGGCCGTGCCGCTGGAAGGCCCGGCGCTCTACGACGAGGCCCGCGTACCCGTCGAGGGCTATTACTGA
- a CDS encoding LLM class flavin-dependent oxidoreductase codes for MRIGVNVPNFGPGTDPGRLRGWAQVVEGLGYDLLMLSDHVVITPDVAEQYPPPFYEPFTTLSWLAGQTGLRLGTTVLLAPYRHPLLTARMAANLNEFTGGRLVLGMAVGWARQEFEALSVRYERRGKLTDEYLLAMRAAWENKDDYRTEQIPFWIGGNSDAGIRRAARLGDAWHPLRNTVPWLREGLDRLRAAAEAEGRPVPGFAPRIILRLTEAPVTRPDRLAGEGTIEQIVADLEDLRGLGAETVVLDPFGGDPEETRHPQTAWHALSAVADNWELTR; via the coding sequence GTGCGAATCGGTGTGAATGTTCCCAATTTCGGCCCGGGTACCGACCCGGGCAGGCTCCGCGGCTGGGCGCAGGTGGTCGAGGGCCTCGGTTACGACCTGCTGATGCTCTCCGACCACGTGGTGATCACGCCCGACGTGGCCGAGCAGTACCCGCCGCCGTTCTACGAACCGTTCACCACGTTGTCGTGGCTGGCCGGGCAGACCGGGTTGCGGCTGGGCACCACGGTGCTGCTGGCGCCGTACCGGCATCCGCTGCTGACCGCGCGGATGGCGGCCAATCTCAACGAGTTCACCGGCGGGCGCCTGGTCCTGGGCATGGCCGTCGGCTGGGCGCGACAGGAGTTCGAGGCGCTGAGCGTGCGCTACGAGCGGCGCGGGAAGCTGACCGACGAATACCTGCTGGCGATGCGCGCCGCCTGGGAGAACAAGGACGACTACCGCACCGAGCAGATTCCGTTCTGGATCGGCGGCAACAGCGACGCCGGCATCCGGCGGGCGGCCCGGCTCGGCGACGCGTGGCACCCGCTGCGCAACACGGTGCCGTGGCTGCGCGAAGGGCTGGACAGGCTGCGTGCCGCCGCCGAGGCGGAAGGCCGCCCGGTGCCCGGCTTCGCGCCGCGCATCATCCTGCGCCTGACCGAAGCGCCGGTCACCCGGCCGGACCGGCTGGCCGGTGAGGGCACGATCGAGCAGATCGTCGCCGATCTCGAAGACCTGCGGGGGCTCGGAGCCGAGACCGTGGTGCTCGACCCCTTCGGCGGTGATCCGGAGGAAACCCGCCACCCGCAGACCGCCTGGCACGCGCTTTCGGCGGTGGCCGACAACTGGGAGCTGACCCGATGA
- a CDS encoding Lrp/AsnC family transcriptional regulator, whose amino-acid sequence MTENLDATDWAILVEVQRDGRIPLTELGKRVSLSASATTERVKRLEAAGVITGYRATVDLGKAGYPVLAVVRLKYPGSRHGPLHKLLDERLEILECLRTTGDDCYTLKVAAGSMAHLERLIDDLAQFGSTTTNVVYSQTLPYRGPQEPPAADPG is encoded by the coding sequence ATGACCGAGAATCTCGACGCGACCGATTGGGCCATCCTGGTCGAGGTCCAGCGCGACGGCCGCATCCCGCTGACCGAGCTGGGCAAGCGGGTCAGCCTCAGCGCCTCGGCCACCACCGAACGGGTCAAGCGCCTCGAAGCGGCGGGCGTGATCACCGGCTACCGCGCCACCGTCGACCTCGGCAAGGCCGGTTACCCGGTGCTGGCGGTGGTGCGGCTGAAGTACCCGGGCAGCAGGCACGGACCGCTGCACAAGCTGCTCGACGAGCGCCTGGAGATCCTCGAATGCCTGCGCACCACCGGCGACGACTGCTACACGCTCAAGGTCGCGGCCGGTTCGATGGCGCACCTGGAACGGCTGATCGACGACCTCGCGCAGTTCGGCAGCACCACCACGAACGTGGTCTACAGCCAGACCCTGCCCTATCGCGGTCCCCAGGAGCCGCCCGCCGCCGATCCGGGCTGA
- a CDS encoding YciI family protein — MKQYLLNILQPAGDPPPPAVLEPIMRELNKVNEEMRAAGAWVFAGGLHDPAASSVVRAEDGQVVVTDGPYVDGEEFVGGFTVIRAAGLDEALAWAGKVTRALGLPIEVRAFYDVG; from the coding sequence GTGAAGCAGTACCTGCTCAACATCCTGCAGCCCGCCGGCGACCCGCCCCCGCCCGCGGTGCTGGAACCGATCATGCGTGAGCTGAACAAGGTCAACGAAGAGATGCGGGCCGCCGGGGCGTGGGTGTTCGCCGGTGGGCTGCACGATCCGGCGGCCTCGTCGGTGGTCCGGGCCGAGGACGGCCAGGTGGTCGTCACCGACGGCCCCTACGTCGATGGCGAGGAGTTCGTCGGCGGCTTCACCGTGATCCGGGCCGCCGGTCTGGACGAGGCGCTGGCCTGGGCCGGGAAGGTGACCCGGGCTCTCGGCCTGCCGATCGAGGTCCGCGCGTTCTACGACGTTGGCTGA
- a CDS encoding NUDIX domain-containing protein produces the protein MTIDKIAWIHLRDGKILGARSRGKDTYYLPGGKRDPGESDLQTLTREIEEELTVTIVPGTVAEVGTFSAQAHGKADGVEVRMTCYTADYEGTLRASQEIEEIGWLTYADRDHLSPVGRLVFDHLHEAGLLR, from the coding sequence ATGACCATCGACAAGATCGCGTGGATCCACCTGCGTGACGGCAAGATCCTGGGTGCCCGCTCGCGCGGCAAGGACACCTACTACCTGCCCGGCGGCAAGCGCGATCCCGGCGAGAGCGATCTGCAGACCCTCACCCGCGAGATCGAGGAGGAGCTGACGGTCACCATCGTGCCCGGCACCGTCGCCGAGGTCGGCACGTTCAGCGCCCAGGCACACGGCAAAGCCGACGGGGTCGAGGTGCGGATGACCTGCTACACCGCCGATTACGAGGGCACACTGCGCGCCAGCCAGGAGATCGAGGAGATCGGCTGGCTCACCTACGCCGACCGCGACCACCTCTCCCCCGTCGGCCGCCTGGTCTTCGACCACCTGCACGAGGCCGGGCTGCTCCGCTGA
- a CDS encoding carbon-nitrogen hydrolase family protein, translated as MAKLTVATCQFPVSADIARNRRYVRRQVRTARERGARVAHFPECALSGYAVADFPSHAGADWDALEDSVRGVMELARELRMWVVLGSGHRLTGDHKPHNSLYVIDDAGELVDRYDKRFCGSVDLEHYSPGDHPSVFTIDGVRCGALICYEFRYPELYREYRREDVELVFHSYHAGNIPAAELPHRPYPAATMPPTMIAAAAANHVWISCPNSSAPQSAWGAFFVRADGIITGRLPRNRAGVLISEVDTDAALYDSTASWRDRAMNGILHSGTLVDDPRSRARTSLFGSGTP; from the coding sequence ATGGCGAAGTTGACGGTGGCGACCTGCCAGTTCCCGGTGAGTGCGGACATCGCCCGTAACAGGCGGTACGTGCGGCGGCAGGTGCGCACCGCGCGCGAGCGGGGTGCGCGGGTCGCGCACTTCCCGGAGTGCGCGTTGTCCGGGTACGCCGTCGCCGATTTCCCCAGCCACGCCGGAGCCGACTGGGACGCGTTGGAGGACTCCGTCCGCGGGGTCATGGAGCTGGCCCGCGAGCTGCGGATGTGGGTGGTGCTGGGCTCCGGCCACCGGCTGACGGGCGACCACAAACCGCACAACAGCTTGTATGTGATCGACGACGCGGGAGAGCTGGTCGATCGCTACGACAAGCGGTTCTGCGGCTCGGTCGACCTCGAGCACTACTCACCCGGCGACCACCCGAGCGTGTTCACCATCGACGGCGTCCGGTGTGGCGCGCTGATCTGCTACGAATTCCGCTATCCCGAGCTGTACCGCGAATACCGGCGCGAAGACGTCGAGCTGGTCTTCCACTCCTACCACGCGGGCAACATCCCGGCCGCCGAGTTGCCGCACCGGCCCTATCCCGCCGCGACCATGCCGCCGACGATGATCGCCGCGGCCGCGGCCAACCACGTCTGGATCAGCTGCCCGAACTCGTCGGCGCCGCAGAGCGCCTGGGGTGCCTTCTTCGTGCGCGCCGACGGCATCATCACCGGGCGGCTTCCCCGCAACCGCGCGGGCGTGCTGATCTCCGAGGTCGACACCGACGCCGCCCTGTACGACTCGACCGCGTCCTGGCGTGACCGCGCGATGAACGGGATCCTGCACTCCGGCACCCTCGTCGACGACCCGCGCTCGCGCGCCCGGACCAGCCTGTTCGGCTCCGGTACGCCGTGA